A region from the Arthrobacter roseus genome encodes:
- the serA gene encoding phosphoglycerate dehydrogenase, translating into MKPVVLIAEELSPATVEALGPDFEIRFTDGADRGRLLDDIATVDAILVRSSTQVDAEAIAAAPRLKVIARAGVGLDNVDIKTATRAGVMVVNAPTSNIVSAAELTVGHILGLARNISAGSASLKNGEWKRSRYTGVELYEKKIGIIGLGRIGALVAARLQGFETEILAYDPYVTSARAAQLGVQLVSLDELLEQADFVTIHMPKTPETLGMLGTEAFAKMKDTAFVINVARGGLVDESALYTALTEGAIAGAAIDVFVDEPSTDLPFFALENVVVTPHLGASTHEAQEKAGVSVAKSVRLALAGELVPDAVNVAGGVIAPEVRPGIPLMEKLGRIFTALTHDSPTAIDIEVAGEIAALDVKALELAALKGVFTDVVSEQVSYVNAPVLAEQRGIVTRLITTLESEEYRNVLTLRGALSDGSQISVSGTLTGHRQIQKLVGINGFEIEIPISDHLLLFVYQDRTGVVGTVGRILGDHNINIAGMQVARNDDGGQVLCLLTVDSSVPQELLEAVKTEVGATLAREVDLQD; encoded by the coding sequence ATGAAACCCGTTGTCCTGATTGCTGAGGAACTCTCTCCCGCCACCGTTGAGGCGCTGGGACCCGATTTTGAGATCCGATTTACCGATGGTGCTGACCGCGGACGGCTACTGGACGACATAGCGACCGTTGACGCCATCCTGGTTCGCTCTTCGACACAGGTTGATGCGGAGGCGATCGCGGCAGCACCGAGGTTGAAGGTCATCGCCCGCGCCGGTGTCGGACTGGATAACGTGGACATCAAAACGGCCACTCGCGCCGGCGTCATGGTGGTCAACGCGCCGACGTCGAACATTGTTTCAGCAGCGGAACTGACCGTTGGACATATTCTGGGCCTTGCCCGGAACATTTCCGCGGGCAGCGCCTCGCTGAAGAACGGCGAGTGGAAGCGTTCCAGGTACACCGGCGTGGAACTGTATGAGAAGAAGATCGGCATCATCGGGTTGGGCCGTATCGGCGCCCTGGTAGCGGCCCGGCTGCAGGGTTTTGAGACCGAGATCCTTGCCTATGACCCGTACGTGACATCCGCCAGGGCCGCCCAGCTCGGAGTGCAACTGGTGAGCCTGGATGAACTGTTGGAGCAAGCGGACTTCGTCACGATTCACATGCCCAAAACACCGGAAACTCTGGGGATGCTCGGCACGGAGGCTTTCGCGAAAATGAAGGACACTGCGTTTGTCATCAACGTGGCGCGCGGTGGACTCGTTGACGAAAGCGCCCTGTACACAGCGCTCACGGAAGGCGCGATTGCCGGGGCTGCGATCGATGTCTTTGTCGATGAGCCCAGCACCGATCTGCCGTTCTTTGCCCTGGAGAACGTGGTGGTCACACCACACCTGGGAGCATCCACGCATGAGGCGCAGGAAAAGGCGGGCGTCTCGGTTGCAAAGTCGGTGCGGCTCGCTCTGGCTGGGGAACTGGTGCCCGACGCCGTCAACGTTGCCGGGGGAGTCATTGCACCGGAGGTCCGTCCCGGCATTCCGCTGATGGAGAAGCTGGGCCGGATCTTCACCGCTCTAACCCATGATTCACCCACGGCCATTGACATTGAAGTGGCGGGTGAAATCGCTGCTCTGGACGTGAAGGCGCTGGAACTGGCCGCTCTCAAGGGCGTGTTCACCGACGTCGTCTCCGAGCAGGTTTCCTACGTCAACGCCCCGGTGCTCGCCGAACAGCGCGGCATCGTGACTCGGCTGATCACCACCTTGGAATCCGAGGAGTACCGCAACGTACTCACGCTGCGTGGGGCGCTCTCGGATGGGTCGCAAATCTCCGTTTCCGGAACGCTGACCGGGCACCGTCAAATCCAAAAACTCGTGGGGATCAACGGTTTCGAGATTGAGATTCCCATCAGCGACCACCTGCTGCTCTTCGTCTACCAGGACCGTACGGGCGTGGTTGGCACAGTAGGACGGATCCTGGGGGACCACAACATCAATATTGCGGGGATGCAGGTTGCACGCAACGACGACGGCGGGCAGGTGCTGTGCCTGCTAACCGTTGACTCGTCGGTTCCGCAGGAATTGCTCGAGGCCGTGAAAACTGAGGTTGGGGCAACCCTTGCGCGCGAGGTGGATCTGCAGGACTAG